The following coding sequences are from one Candidatus Borkfalkia ceftriaxoniphila window:
- a CDS encoding zinc metallopeptidase, which translates to MFLDIYTMYLISAVIVLPCILISVVASSKVHSTFAAFDRLPTSSNWTGSDTARMLLEKNGIYGVAVQAGKGHLTDNFNPRAMTITLSESTYSSNSVAAVAVCAHEVGHVVQREEGYIPYKLRSVLVPVTNIGSSLAIPLVLLGVLLEIFLATSIGNIIVFAGVCAYGLSFIFTLVTLPVELNASSRAKKMLAETGVLQTDEEKRGASKVLSAAAMTYVASSLVSLLYFIRFLVYVIMLTGRNRK; encoded by the coding sequence ATGTTTCTGGATATCTATACCATGTATCTGATCAGCGCGGTCATCGTTTTGCCCTGTATTCTGATTTCCGTCGTCGCGAGCAGCAAAGTGCATTCCACCTTTGCCGCGTTCGACAGGCTGCCGACGAGTTCCAATTGGACGGGCAGCGACACGGCCCGTATGCTTCTGGAAAAGAACGGGATATACGGCGTCGCCGTACAGGCGGGGAAAGGGCATCTGACCGATAACTTCAATCCGCGCGCCATGACCATCACGCTTTCCGAGAGCACCTATTCCTCCAATTCCGTGGCGGCAGTCGCGGTTTGCGCCCACGAAGTCGGGCACGTGGTGCAGCGGGAAGAGGGTTACATCCCCTACAAACTGCGTTCGGTGCTCGTACCCGTGACAAACATCGGCTCGTCGCTGGCGATCCCTCTCGTGCTTCTGGGCGTGTTGCTGGAAATATTCCTCGCCACTTCCATCGGCAATATCATCGTGTTTGCGGGCGTATGCGCTTACGGGTTGTCCTTTATTTTCACACTCGTCACCCTGCCCGTGGAACTGAACGCCTCCTCCCGCGCCAAAAAAATGCTCGCCGAAACGGGCGTATTGCAGACGGACGAGGAAAAGCGCGGCGCCTCGAAAGTGCTTTCAGCCGCGGCGATGACTTACGTTGCGTCGTCTTTGGTATCTCTTTTGTACTTTATAAGATTCCTCGTTTACGTGATCATGCTCACGGGGCGCAACCGCAAATAA